The Streptococcus mitis genome has a segment encoding these proteins:
- a CDS encoding TIGR01440 family protein, with amino-acid sequence MKEKDIQRETSQIVKDVLEKANLKQGSIFVLGLSSSEVIGGQIGKESSQEIGEIIVKTILDILEENGIHLAVQGCEHINRALVVERQVAEQFGLEIVSVLPTLHAGGSGQLAAFKFMQDPVEVEFIKAHAGLDIGDTAIGMHVKHVQVPIRPLLREIGHAHVTALASRPKLIGGARAHYPQDSIRKS; translated from the coding sequence ATGAAGGAAAAAGACATTCAAAGAGAAACAAGCCAGATTGTAAAAGATGTATTAGAAAAGGCCAATTTGAAGCAAGGATCTATCTTTGTTTTGGGCCTTTCTTCTAGTGAAGTGATAGGTGGTCAGATTGGCAAGGAATCCAGCCAAGAAATTGGGGAAATCATTGTGAAGACCATCCTAGATATCCTAGAAGAAAATGGAATTCATCTAGCTGTTCAAGGTTGTGAACATATCAATCGGGCCCTTGTGGTTGAACGTCAGGTGGCAGAGCAGTTTGGTCTGGAAATCGTCAGTGTCCTTCCTACCCTTCATGCAGGAGGTTCAGGTCAGTTGGCAGCCTTCAAGTTTATGCAAGATCCAGTTGAGGTTGAATTTATCAAGGCTCATGCTGGATTGGATATCGGAGACACTGCAATTGGCATGCATGTCAAGCATGTTCAGGTTCCGATTCGCCCTCTTTTGAGAGAAATTGGGCATGCCCATGTAACGGCCCTTGCTAGCCGTCCAAAATTAATTGGAGGTGCGCGTGCGCATTATCCACAAGATTCTATCAGAAAGTCGTGA
- a CDS encoding ZmpA/ZmpB/ZmpC family metallo-endopeptidase gives MKKTKQQLEKITKYSIRKLTVGVGPVAIGAFLFGASTLSVDKVHANEVGGAHSVHYRYLAEQELTESEKALIHHEVPTEFQDEDIIYVVYRKKATTSQQLPYTGSKEVALAGLGLATASLAVLLVSKKHRSKVLGVLLISSIGVSNFVPFTAFAFENKELLSYNQTISASTHEGLAKGVIHIEGYEYVGYFRESKSTINTSSKKGESLVQESQAAYTGKVEAKGTQETGKEGESLVQEPQEAYTGKVEAKGTQEPGKEGESLVQEPQAAYTGKIEAKGTQETGKEGESLVQEPQTAYSGKIEAKGTQEPGKEGESLVQESQAAYTGKIEAKGTQEPGKEDESLVQEPQVAYSGKIEAKGTQETGKEGESLVQEPQAAYTGKVEAKGTQETGKEGESLVQEPQAAYTGKVEAKGTQETGKEGESLVQEPQAAYTGKVEAKGTQETGKEGESLVQEKLPEYKVTEGAVTKETTTEIDYKTEIIDDPTKYTDEEIVVQDGEKGSKITKTTYKTLEGVETDEVLNTTTTVIKEPVTKKISRGTKPIEGTLVEESLEKIPFKEVIKEDDQLKKGERVTVQEGKDGQKKVTKTYRTIKGLKTEEAPKIVEQVLELDQDRIVKLGTKNFEKPILSLSLVDVQDLKRSSQIRYNLENPSKAAIKSITLTLKKGDEIVKTLNVSPEDLTASLTDLQYYKDYKLETKMVYDRGEGDEEEVLKEEPLRIDLKKVEIKNIKETSLISVDADGNETDTSLLTEKPADVAPLYLRVTTHDNKVTRLAVDKIEEVEKDGKTLFKVTATAPDLVQHTDAFKLANEYVHYFEKQKAHDGDVYYSFNDLVTAMKANPSGTFKLGADLNAANVPTLNKQYVPGKFSGTLTSVDGKQYTIHNMARQLFDNVEGATINNINLGNVNINMPWIENISALSRVAKNATVENVKVTGSILGKDGIAGIVNKVDVGGLLQNVAFVGKLTGVGDKGWDMGGISGEVWKGNIKKAYVDADIVANKARIGGLVARTDNGYDGNGVNKYAFTSQSVVKGTIKVKTPVEVGGFISKNYPWGRVLDTVTMMKVENGEEFYGSKDLVDEDGYFTNNWIDRNYVVTGVSEGKRSFKYSRSKRIQEISLEEANKKIESFGITADKFEIAPLVEDKLNQVKPKSDTYKDTQDYDVSRELAYRNIEKLQPFYNKEWIVNQGNKIPADSKLLTTEVLSVTGMKDGQFVTDLSDADHIMIHYADKTKEIKAITQKESKVQQVREYSIEGLGDIVYTPNMVVKDRTQLISDIKAKLASVELDSDEVRKINNNPKMLYMEESFKEVKDNLDALVKALVENEDHQLNTDEAAKRALIKKVEDNKAKIMLALAYLNQYYGIKFDGLNIKNMMTFKPDFYGKNVNVLDRLISFASNGNNLKGDQSHDAFNRALASATGKANLHEFLKYNMELFTSETDMNTWFKNNIADNAYVVEKQSSNPDFANKKHKLYEVINNGHHGRYILPLLNLKKAHMILITTYNTIAFSSFEKYGKNTAEEREAFKKQVDLRAQEQINYLDFWSRLAADNVRNNLLKSENMVPSAIWDNHDVPGLGWVDRMGHTKKGDFAPIREFYGPTDKWHGYNGMGAYAYIFQNPQPQEAVYYIISSMISDFGTSAFTHETTHINDRMAYLGTWRHREGTDVEAFAQGMLQSPSVSNPNGEYGALGLNMAYERQNDGNQIYNYNPNVLNSREKIDHYMKNYNESMMMLDYLEAESVIKKNTGTNDKWFKKIDKKYREKADRNGLVGEPHQWDLVRDLNDDEKNTKLTSIDQLVDGNFATKHGLPGNGHYRTEGFDSAYTVVNMMTGIYGGNTSKSAVGSISFKHNTFRMWGYFGYLDGFLGYASNKYKQESKAAGNKGLGDDFIINKVSNGKFKSLEAWKKAWYHEVHEKAQRGFVEIEIDGQKISTYAQLQTLFDAAVEKDLQGNDFKNTVDLKWKVYKQLLQKSDGFAGDLFTKA, from the coding sequence ATGAAAAAAACAAAACAACAACTAGAAAAAATTACCAAATATTCCATTCGTAAGCTAACTGTTGGGGTAGGTCCTGTAGCCATTGGGGCCTTCCTTTTTGGTGCCAGTACCCTTTCAGTAGATAAGGTGCACGCCAATGAAGTCGGTGGTGCTCATAGTGTTCATTACCGTTATTTGGCGGAGCAGGAATTGACCGAGTCTGAAAAAGCTCTGATTCATCATGAGGTTCCAACAGAGTTTCAAGATGAAGATATTATTTATGTAGTTTATCGCAAGAAGGCGACTACCAGTCAACAACTTCCTTACACAGGAAGTAAGGAAGTCGCTCTAGCAGGTCTTGGCTTGGCAACAGCCTCGCTAGCGGTTCTATTAGTTTCAAAGAAACACCGCAGTAAAGTACTAGGGGTTCTGTTAATCAGCTCTATTGGAGTCAGCAATTTTGTACCTTTTACTGCCTTTGCATTTGAAAATAAAGAGTTACTTTCTTATAACCAAACTATTTCAGCCTCTACACATGAAGGCTTGGCTAAAGGAGTTATTCATATTGAAGGATATGAGTATGTTGGTTACTTTAGAGAATCAAAATCGACTATCAATACAAGCAGTAAAAAAGGCGAATCTTTAGTTCAAGAATCGCAAGCAGCATATACTGGAAAGGTTGAGGCTAAAGGCACTCAAGAGACTGGTAAAGAGGGCGAGTCTTTAGTTCAAGAACCACAGGAAGCATATACTGGAAAGGTTGAGGCTAAAGGTACTCAAGAACCAGGTAAAGAGGGCGAGTCTTTAGTTCAAGAACCGCAAGCAGCATATACTGGAAAAATTGAAGCTAAAGGCACTCAAGAAACTGGTAAAGAAGGAGAGTCTTTAGTTCAAGAACCGCAAACAGCATATTCAGGCAAAATCGAGGCTAAAGGCACTCAAGAACCTGGTAAAGAGGGCGAGTCTTTAGTTCAAGAATCGCAAGCAGCATATACTGGAAAAATTGAAGCCAAAGGCACTCAAGAACCTGGTAAAGAGGACGAATCCTTAGTTCAAGAACCACAAGTAGCATATTCAGGAAAAATTGAAGCCAAAGGCACTCAAGAGACTGGTAAAGAGGGCGAATCCTTAGTTCAAGAACCGCAAGCAGCATATACAGGAAAGGTTGAGGCTAAAGGCACTCAAGAAACTGGTAAAGAAGGAGAGTCTTTAGTTCAAGAACCGCAAGCAGCATATACTGGAAAGGTTGAGGCTAAAGGCACTCAAGAGACTGGTAAAGAGGGCGAATCCTTAGTTCAAGAACCGCAAGCAGCATATACAGGAAAGGTTGAGGCTAAAGGCACTCAAGAAACTGGTAAAGAAGGCGAATCTTTAGTTCAAGAAAAGTTACCTGAATATAAAGTAACTGAGGGAGCGGTTACGAAAGAAACTACTACTGAGATTGACTATAAGACAGAAATTATCGATGATCCAACCAAATATACGGATGAAGAAATTGTAGTTCAAGATGGAGAAAAGGGTAGTAAAATTACCAAAACGACTTATAAGACTCTCGAAGGTGTTGAGACTGACGAAGTTTTAAATACAACAACTACTGTCATCAAAGAACCAGTCACTAAAAAAATAAGTCGTGGTACAAAACCAATTGAAGGAACTCTGGTAGAAGAAAGTCTTGAAAAGATTCCATTTAAGGAAGTTATTAAAGAAGATGACCAACTGAAAAAAGGTGAAAGAGTTACTGTCCAAGAAGGAAAAGATGGGCAGAAAAAAGTTACCAAGACTTACAGAACTATCAAAGGTTTAAAAACTGAAGAAGCACCGAAAATTGTGGAACAGGTTCTGGAGTTAGACCAAGATCGTATCGTCAAATTAGGAACTAAAAACTTTGAAAAACCAATCTTAAGTTTGTCACTTGTCGATGTTCAAGATTTGAAACGATCATCTCAAATTCGTTATAATTTGGAAAATCCAAGTAAGGCAGCCATTAAATCAATCACCTTAACTCTGAAAAAAGGTGATGAGATTGTGAAAACATTGAATGTTTCACCAGAAGATCTAACAGCTTCTTTGACAGACTTACAGTACTACAAAGATTATAAACTTGAGACGAAGATGGTTTATGACCGTGGTGAGGGTGATGAGGAAGAAGTTCTGAAAGAAGAACCGCTAAGAATCGACCTCAAAAAAGTTGAAATCAAAAATATCAAAGAAACAAGCTTGATAAGTGTGGACGCTGATGGTAACGAAACAGACACTAGTTTGCTGACAGAAAAACCAGCTGATGTTGCTCCACTCTACCTAAGAGTTACAACTCACGACAACAAAGTTACAAGACTGGCTGTTGACAAGATTGAAGAAGTAGAAAAAGACGGAAAAACGTTATTTAAAGTTACTGCAACAGCTCCTGATTTAGTTCAGCACACAGATGCTTTTAAATTGGCAAACGAGTATGTCCATTACTTTGAAAAACAAAAAGCACACGATGGTGATGTATATTATAGCTTTAACGACCTAGTAACGGCTATGAAAGCTAATCCAAGTGGTACCTTTAAACTTGGTGCAGATTTGAATGCAGCAAATGTACCAACTCTGAATAAACAATATGTACCTGGTAAATTTAGCGGAACTTTAACAAGTGTCGATGGAAAACAATATACAATTCACAATATGGCTCGTCAGTTATTTGATAATGTTGAAGGCGCTACAATTAATAACATTAACTTAGGTAATGTTAATATTAATATGCCTTGGATTGAAAATATTTCAGCACTATCAAGAGTAGCTAAAAACGCTACGGTTGAAAATGTCAAGGTAACTGGTAGCATCCTTGGTAAAGATGGTATTGCAGGTATTGTAAACAAAGTGGACGTTGGTGGTTTATTACAAAATGTTGCCTTTGTTGGTAAACTTACTGGTGTCGGCGATAAAGGCTGGGATATGGGTGGTATTTCTGGAGAAGTTTGGAAAGGGAATATTAAAAAAGCCTATGTTGATGCTGATATTGTAGCCAATAAAGCTCGTATTGGTGGTCTTGTTGCTAGAACAGATAATGGTTACGATGGAAATGGGGTTAATAAATACGCATTTACTAGTCAATCTGTCGTTAAAGGAACTATTAAGGTGAAAACTCCTGTTGAAGTTGGTGGTTTCATTAGTAAAAACTATCCATGGGGTAGAGTTCTTGATACTGTTACAATGATGAAAGTTGAAAATGGCGAAGAATTCTATGGTTCTAAAGACCTTGTTGATGAAGATGGATACTTTACAAATAATTGGATTGATAGAAACTATGTTGTTACAGGTGTGAGTGAAGGGAAACGTTCATTCAAATATTCTCGTAGTAAACGAATCCAAGAAATCAGCTTAGAAGAAGCCAACAAGAAAATAGAGTCATTCGGAATTACAGCAGATAAATTCGAAATTGCTCCACTTGTGGAAGATAAACTAAACCAAGTAAAACCAAAATCTGACACTTACAAGGATACTCAAGATTATGATGTATCTCGTGAGCTTGCTTACCGTAATATTGAAAAGCTTCAACCGTTCTACAACAAAGAATGGATTGTAAATCAAGGTAATAAGATTCCTGCAGATTCTAAATTATTAACTACTGAAGTATTATCTGTTACAGGTATGAAAGATGGACAATTTGTGACCGACTTATCAGATGCTGATCATATTATGATTCATTACGCTGATAAGACGAAAGAAATTAAAGCTATTACACAAAAAGAATCTAAGGTTCAACAAGTTCGTGAATATAGTATTGAAGGATTAGGTGATATTGTCTATACACCAAATATGGTTGTTAAAGATAGGACACAGTTAATCAGCGATATCAAAGCTAAATTAGCTTCTGTTGAACTTGATTCAGATGAAGTTCGTAAGATTAATAACAATCCTAAGATGTTATACATGGAAGAAAGCTTCAAAGAAGTAAAAGATAATCTTGATGCTTTAGTTAAAGCTTTAGTTGAAAATGAAGACCACCAATTAAATACGGACGAAGCAGCTAAACGTGCATTGATTAAAAAAGTTGAAGATAACAAAGCTAAAATCATGTTAGCTCTGGCTTATTTAAACCAATACTATGGAATTAAATTTGACGGATTAAATATCAAAAATATGATGACCTTCAAACCGGATTTCTACGGTAAGAACGTTAACGTACTTGATAGATTAATCAGCTTCGCTTCAAATGGTAACAACCTAAAAGGTGATCAATCACACGATGCATTTAACAGAGCTCTTGCAAGTGCTACTGGTAAAGCTAACTTACACGAATTTCTGAAGTACAACATGGAATTATTCACTAGTGAAACAGATATGAATACTTGGTTCAAGAACAACATTGCAGATAACGCTTATGTTGTTGAGAAACAATCATCAAATCCTGATTTTGCGAATAAGAAACATAAATTGTATGAAGTAATTAATAATGGACATCACGGACGTTATATTCTACCACTTCTGAACCTGAAGAAAGCGCATATGATCTTAATTACGACATATAATACCATTGCCTTTAGTTCATTTGAGAAATACGGTAAGAACACAGCAGAAGAACGTGAAGCATTCAAGAAGCAAGTTGATTTACGTGCGCAAGAACAAATCAATTATTTAGACTTCTGGTCAAGACTTGCTGCAGATAATGTACGAAATAATCTTCTTAAGAGTGAAAATATGGTTCCATCTGCAATTTGGGATAACCATGATGTACCAGGTTTGGGATGGGTTGACCGTATGGGACATACGAAGAAAGGTGATTTTGCTCCAATTCGTGAATTCTATGGTCCGACTGATAAATGGCATGGATACAATGGAATGGGTGCATACGCTTATATCTTCCAAAATCCACAACCACAAGAGGCGGTATATTACATCATCTCTAGTATGATTAGTGATTTTGGTACATCTGCATTCACTCACGAAACAACTCACATCAATGACCGTATGGCCTACTTAGGAACATGGCGTCACCGTGAAGGAACAGACGTTGAAGCCTTCGCTCAAGGTATGTTACAATCACCATCAGTTTCAAATCCAAATGGTGAATATGGTGCCTTAGGATTGAACATGGCTTACGAACGTCAAAATGATGGAAATCAAATTTACAACTATAATCCAAATGTGTTAAATAGTCGTGAAAAAATCGATCACTACATGAAGAATTACAATGAATCCATGATGATGCTTGATTACTTAGAAGCTGAGTCTGTCATCAAGAAAAATACTGGAACAAATGATAAGTGGTTCAAGAAAATCGATAAGAAATATCGTGAAAAAGCGGATCGCAATGGCTTAGTTGGTGAACCACACCAATGGGATTTAGTTCGTGATTTGAATGATGACGAAAAGAATACGAAGCTGACAAGTATTGATCAACTGGTTGATGGAAACTTTGCAACGAAACATGGATTACCAGGAAATGGTCATTACCGTACTGAAGGATTTGATTCTGCTTATACTGTAGTAAATATGATGACAGGTATTTATGGTGGTAATACAAGTAAGAGTGCGGTTGGTTCAATCTCATTCAAACATAATACCTTCCGTATGTGGGGTTACTTCGGATATCTAGACGGATTCTTAGGTTATGCATCAAACAAATACAAACAAGAATCTAAAGCAGCTGGAAATAAAGGTCTTGGTGATGACTTTATTATTAATAAAGTTTCTAACGGCAAATTCAAAAGCTTAGAAGCATGGAAGAAAGCATGGTATCATGAAGTACACGAAAAAGCCCAAAGAGGTTTTGTTGAAATTGAAATCGATGGTCAAAAGATTTCAACTTACGCACAACTTCAGACCTTATTTGATGCAGCAGTCGAAAAAGACCTTCAAGGTAATGATTTCAAGAATACTGTAGATCTTAAATGGAAGGTTTACAAACAACTCTTACAGAAATCAGATGGATTTGCTGGTGATTTATTCACTAAAGCATAA
- the pabB gene encoding aminodeoxychorismate synthase component I, whose translation MHRKTVIDFRALGERYTFTQPIKELKTRNVAEVADLLAQVESYQEQGYYVVGYVSYEAAPAFEEKLAVHKAPLLGEYLLYFTVHDRVETSPIPLTYDEVDLPSNWQEVTSAEDYEKAIAQIHYHLRQGDTYQVNYTVQLKQDLSANSFAIYNRMVVEQEAGYNAYVEHDEMAVISMSPELFFEQNDRELTTRPMKGTTQRGMTDQEDLEQASWLEQDPKNRSENMMIVDLLRNDMNRISEVGSEHVERLCQVEQYSTVWQMTSTIKSRLREDVDLVEIFRSLFPCGSITGAPKIATMEIIKDLEPQPRGVYCGTIGLLLPNGRRIFNVAIRTIQLYQGKAIYGVGGGITWDSTWESEYREVHQKAAVLYRKQARFKLITTGKISQKNLLFEYQHLERLRTASRYFAFPFDPEILRQKIEAECQACDANQDYRLRISLSKSGEIEVDRQVLTPLSPSFCQVQLYLQEANLQQAFTYFKTTHRPHLSLGEQEKIYHNGKGELLETSIGNLVLKISGKLYTPPIRLGILPGIYRQHLLETGQVEEKVLTLADFAQAEAIYGCNAVRGLYELSVKES comes from the coding sequence ATGCATAGAAAAACAGTGATTGATTTTAGGGCTTTAGGGGAGAGATACACCTTTACCCAGCCGATTAAAGAGTTGAAAACGAGAAATGTAGCAGAAGTGGCAGATTTGCTGGCACAAGTGGAAAGTTACCAAGAGCAAGGCTATTATGTGGTGGGCTATGTCAGCTACGAGGCTGCACCTGCTTTTGAAGAGAAATTGGCAGTTCATAAAGCTCCTTTACTGGGAGAGTACCTGCTATATTTTACAGTTCATGATAGGGTAGAAACATCCCCTATTCCTCTGACTTATGATGAGGTTGATTTGCCTTCAAATTGGCAGGAAGTAACGTCTGCAGAGGATTATGAAAAGGCGATTGCCCAGATTCACTATCATTTGCGGCAGGGAGATACCTATCAGGTCAACTACACCGTCCAACTCAAGCAAGATTTAAGTGCCAATTCTTTTGCCATCTACAATCGTATGGTGGTAGAGCAGGAGGCGGGTTACAATGCTTATGTTGAACATGACGAGATGGCAGTGATTTCCATGAGCCCAGAGCTCTTTTTTGAGCAAAATGACCGCGAGTTGACAACACGACCAATGAAGGGAACGACTCAGCGTGGCATGACTGACCAAGAAGATTTAGAACAGGCTAGCTGGTTGGAGCAGGATCCCAAAAATCGCTCTGAAAATATGATGATTGTGGACCTCTTGCGCAATGATATGAATCGTATTTCTGAAGTGGGGAGTGAACATGTGGAGCGTTTGTGTCAAGTGGAGCAGTATTCGACTGTCTGGCAGATGACTTCGACTATCAAGAGTCGGTTGCGAGAGGATGTTGACCTTGTTGAAATCTTCCGTTCTCTATTTCCTTGTGGTTCCATAACGGGAGCACCGAAAATTGCGACTATGGAGATTATAAAGGACTTGGAGCCACAACCGCGTGGAGTCTACTGCGGAACGATTGGTCTCCTGCTTCCAAATGGACGACGGATTTTTAATGTGGCTATCCGGACTATTCAACTGTATCAAGGGAAAGCCATCTATGGAGTTGGCGGAGGCATTACATGGGATAGCACTTGGGAGTCTGAATACCGTGAGGTTCATCAAAAGGCAGCAGTTCTCTATCGTAAACAAGCTCGCTTCAAACTGATTACTACAGGGAAAATCAGCCAGAAGAACTTGTTGTTTGAATATCAGCATTTGGAAAGATTGAGAACAGCTAGTCGGTATTTTGCCTTTCCTTTTGACCCAGAAATTTTGAGACAAAAGATTGAAGCAGAGTGTCAGGCTTGTGATGCTAATCAAGATTACCGTTTGCGTATTTCTCTCAGCAAGTCTGGAGAGATAGAAGTAGATCGCCAAGTATTAACACCCCTCAGTCCAAGTTTTTGTCAGGTCCAACTTTACCTTCAGGAAGCCAATTTGCAACAAGCATTTACCTATTTCAAAACGACTCACCGACCGCATTTGAGCCTAGGGGAACAAGAGAAGATTTACCATAATGGAAAAGGAGAACTTCTTGAAACCTCTATCGGAAATTTGGTTCTGAAAATTTCAGGGAAACTCTACACACCGCCTATCCGACTTGGAATCTTGCCAGGAATTTATCGTCAGCATTTACTAGAAACAGGACAGGTAGAAGAGAAAGTCTTGACCTTGGCAGATTTTGCTCAAGCAGAAGCCATCTATGGCTGTAACGCGGTGAGGGGTTTGTATGAATTGTCAGTAAAGGAGAGCTAA
- a CDS encoding alpha/beta fold hydrolase produces the protein MKLIFLHGLGQSADSWKEVQELLVDYPSEALELFPSGVATYQEAKERIYQHLSEETEPFILVGLSLGAALALELSSYDLPNLQALVLSGCPLKLAGNIPFYIQLLIFKLLPKRTFEKQGADKSLLVGVSEELKTLDLREIAKNCPYPTLLICGSQDKPNLSSMKAIQELMPNSQFQIIPDGPHVLNRVKPKEFAAITRSFLELLK, from the coding sequence ATGAAACTAATATTTTTACATGGCCTAGGTCAGTCAGCAGATAGTTGGAAAGAAGTGCAAGAGTTGCTTGTAGATTATCCTTCTGAAGCCCTAGAGTTATTTCCTTCCGGAGTTGCTACCTATCAAGAAGCCAAGGAGCGCATTTATCAGCACTTGTCAGAGGAGACAGAACCTTTTATTTTGGTTGGATTGTCCTTAGGTGCTGCTCTGGCACTAGAACTTTCCAGTTACGATTTACCAAATCTTCAGGCCTTGGTTTTGTCAGGCTGTCCATTGAAACTAGCTGGCAATATCCCTTTTTACATTCAGTTGCTGATATTTAAACTACTCCCCAAAAGGACATTTGAGAAACAGGGAGCAGATAAATCGCTTTTGGTTGGAGTTTCTGAGGAATTAAAAACACTTGATTTAAGAGAGATTGCAAAGAATTGTCCCTATCCAACTTTGTTAATTTGTGGTAGTCAAGATAAGCCTAATCTCAGTTCAATGAAAGCTATTCAAGAACTGATGCCAAATTCCCAGTTCCAGATTATCCCTGACGGTCCTCATGTCTTGAATAGAGTCAAACCAAAAGAGTTTGCAGCAATAACTAGAAGTTTTCTTGAATTGCTGAAATAA
- a CDS encoding N-acetylmuramoyl-L-alanine amidase family protein has translation MSKRLFLKMSLATLPVLALFSQPVLAEENIHFSSCKEAWANGYSDIHEGEPGYSAKLDRDHDGVACELKNAPKGAFKAKQSTAAQNNTNSATTSGWVKQDGAWYYFDGNGNPVKNAWQGSYYLKADGQMAQSEWIYDTSYQAWYYLKSDGSYAKNAWQGAYYLKSNGKMAKGEWVYDSSYKSYYYLTSEGSYARNTWSGNYYLKSDGKMAKGEWIYDSNYKSYYYLTSEGSYARNTWVGNYYLKSNGKMAVNERTPDGYRVDGSGKWVK, from the coding sequence ATGAGCAAACGTCTATTTTTAAAAATGAGTCTGGCAACCTTGCCAGTTTTAGCCTTATTTTCACAACCTGTGTTAGCAGAAGAAAACATTCATTTTTCTAGTTGTAAAGAGGCGTGGGCGAATGGATACTCAGATATTCATGAGGGAGAACCTGGTTATTCTGCTAAGTTAGACCGTGATCATGATGGTGTGGCGTGTGAATTAAAAAATGCCCCAAAAGGTGCTTTCAAAGCAAAACAATCAACTGCGGCTCAAAACAATACAAATTCAGCAACAACAAGTGGCTGGGTTAAGCAGGATGGTGCATGGTATTACTTTGATGGAAATGGAAATCCAGTGAAAAATGCTTGGCAGGGAAGCTATTATCTGAAAGCGGATGGTCAAATGGCACAGAGCGAATGGATTTATGATACTTCCTATCAAGCTTGGTATTATTTGAAATCAGATGGATCTTATGCAAAGAATGCATGGCAAGGAGCTTACTACCTTAAATCAAATGGTAAGATGGCTAAAGGTGAGTGGGTCTACGATAGTAGCTACAAATCATACTACTACTTGACATCAGAAGGTAGTTACGCTCGTAACACTTGGTCAGGTAATTATTATCTAAAATCAGATGGTAAGATGGCTAAAGGTGAGTGGATATATGATAGTAACTATAAATCATATTACTACTTGACATCAGAAGGAAGTTATGCTCGTAACACCTGGGTAGGAAATTACTATCTTAAATCAAACGGTAAAATGGCTGTTAATGAACGTACACCAGATGGTTATCGTGTAGATGGTTCAGGTAAATGGGTTAAATAA